One Hevea brasiliensis isolate MT/VB/25A 57/8 chromosome 5, ASM3005281v1, whole genome shotgun sequence genomic region harbors:
- the LOC110649320 gene encoding vesicle-associated protein 2-2 isoform X2 — protein sequence MQAPKAGTAEKVCKDKFLIQSTVVPAGTTEKDITTDMFNKDNGKYIEEIKLKVVLISPPQSPVLSPINGVLKQEPLFGASVLRDPILSKVENTTPPHMVAKNAEFKMIYDQEFKKEKDVELKPNKDIDEQELKPENDAELMPSNDVVNVEAVNLANDEELKSENNAVNDNLAKDAHLSPPKNAEFVTLKAVEELNFVNDIEEMKSKLNVLESKLNEAESTISKLSEERRLSIQDRKILKDELAMLRSRTSTRRVQVGFPLLFVVMVALVSVLLGYLSHP from the exons ATGCAAGCTCCAAAGGCAGGTACTGCTGAAAAGGTGTGCAAAGACAAGTTTTTAATCCAAAGCACTGTTGTTCCTGCTGGAACAACTGAGAAGGACATAACAACTGATATG TTTAACAAAGACAATGGCAAGTACATTGAAGAGATCAAGCTGAAAGTGGTCCTTATCAGCCCCCCTCAGTCTCCAGTACTATCACCAATAAATGGGGTGCTTAAGCAGGAACCTCTTTTTGGAGCTTCTGTGCTGAGAGATCCTATATTGAGTAAAGTTGAGAATACCACTCCACCACACATG GTTGCCAAGAATGCAGAATTCAAAATGATTTATGATCAGGAGTTCAAAAAAGAAAAGGATGTGGAGTTGAAGCCAAATAAGGATATTGATGAACAGGAGTTGAAGCCAGAAAATGATGCAGAACTGATGCCAAGTAATGATGTGGTTAATGTTGAGGCAGTAAATCTGGCGAATGATGAAGAGTTGAAGTCAGAAAATAATGCCGTCAATGATAATCTGGCAAAGGATGCACATTTATCTCCCCCAAAGAATGCAGAATTTGTAACATTAAAGGCTGTGGAGGAGTTGAATTTTGTCAATGACATTGAGGAGATGAAGTCAAAACTGAATGTACTTGAATCAAAGCTTAATGAG GCTGAATCTACTATTTCAAAATTGTCAGAGGAGAGAAGATTAAGCATTCAGGACAGAAAAATTTTGAAGGACGAACTA GCCATGTTGAGGAGCAGGACAAGCACAAGAAGAGTTCAAGTGggatttcctcttctttttgttgttatgGTTGCTCTTGTGAGTGTTTTGCTTGGATACCTTTCTCACCCATGA
- the LOC110649319 gene encoding sodium/hydrogen exchanger 2 isoform X1: MDTYIALLLSKLQVLSTSDHASVVSMNLFVALLCACIVVGHLLEENRWMNESITALLIGLCTGVVILLVSGGKSSHLLVFSEDLFFIYLLPPIIFNAGFQVKKKQFFRNFITIMLFGAVGTLISCCIISIGAIKSFQKIDIGPLDIGDYLAIGAIFAATDSVCTLQVLNQDETPLLYSLVFGEGVVNDATSVVLFNAIQSFDLTNTNPRIAWQFFCSFLYLFLTSTMLGVVTGLLSAYIIKKLYFGRHSTDREFALMMLMAYLSYMLAELFYLSGILTVFFCGIVMSHYTWHNVTESSRVTTKHAFATMSFVAEIFIFLYVGMDALDIEKWRFVSDSPGTSVAVSSILLALVMVGRAAFVFPLSFLSNLSKKSPTEKIGFKQQIVIWWAGLMRGAVSMALAYNKFTSLGHTHLRGNAIMITSTITVVLFSTMVFGLMTKPLIRFLLPHPKPQISSDPTTPKSVTVPLLGENQDSLDDLGGHEVPRPSSIRALLTTPTHTVHYYWRKFDDAFMRPVFGGRGFVPFVPGSPTERSSHNQWQ; the protein is encoded by the exons ATGGATACCTATATAGCCTTACTTTTGTCCAAATTGCAAGTGCTAAGCACATCTGATCACGCCTCCGTTGTCTCTATGAACTTATTTGTGGCGCTTCTTTGTGCTTGTATTGTGGTTGGTCATCTTCTAGAGGAGAATCGATGGATGAACGAATCCATTACTGCCCTTTTGATT GGTTTATGCACTGGGGTTGTTATACTGCTAGTTAGTGGCGGAAAAAGCTCTCATCTTTTAGTCTTCAGCGAGGATCTTTTCTTTATATATCTTCTACCACCTATTATATTCAACGCTGG GTTTCAGGTGAAAAAGAAGCAATTCTTTCGTAATTTCATCACTATCATGCTATTCGGCGCTGTTGGCACACTAATATCATGTTGTATCATATCTATAG GTGCTATAAAATCCTTTCAGAAAATAGACATTGGTCCCCTGGATATAGGGGATTACCTAG CAATTGGTGCCATATTTGCTGCAACAGATTCTGTTTGCACATTGCAG GTTCTGAATCAGGATGAGACACCTTTACTCTATAGTCTAGTATTTGGGGAGGGTGTTGTAAATGATGCTACATCAGTGGTACTTTTCAATGCAATCCAGAGCTTTGATCTGACTAATACCAACCCCAGAATTGCATGGCAGTTTTTTTGCAGCTTTTTATATTTGTTTCTCACAAGCACTATGCTGGGAGTTGTA ACTGGTTTACTTAGTGCTTACATCATCAAAAAGCTATATTTTGGCAG GCATTCAACAGATCGTGAGTTTGCTCTTATGATGCTCATGGCATACCTTTCATATATGTTGGCTGAA CTGTTCTATTTGAGTGGTATTCTCACTGTATTTTTCTGTGGGATTGTGATGTCCCATTACACATGGCACAATGTGACTGAGAGTTCTAGAGTCACAACCAA GCATGCTTTTGCAACCATGTCATTTGTTGCTGAGATTTTTATCTTCCTTTATGTTGGTATGGATGCCTTGGACATTGAGAAGTGGAGATTTGTCAGCGATAG CCCTGGAACATCGGTTGCAGTTAGTTCAATACTACTAGCTCTTGTTATGGTTGGAAGGGCAGCTTTTGTTTTCCCCTTGTCCTTTTTGTCCAACTTATCTAAGAAATCACCTACTGAGAAGATTGGCTTCAAGCAGCAA ATTGTGATTTGGTGGGCTGGTCTTATGAGAGGTGCAGTGTCAATGGCTCTTGCATATAACAAG TTTACAAGCTTGGGCCATACCCATTTACGAGGGAATGCAATAATGATTACCAGCACCATAACTGTTGTTCTTTTCAGTACTATG GTGTTTGGTTTGATGACTAAACCCCTTATAAGATTTTTGCTACCACATCCAAAACCACAAATATCATCAGATCCAACTACTCCAAAATCAGTCACCGTGCCACTCCTTGGAGAAAATCAGGACTCATTAGATGATCTTGGAGGCCATGAGGTTCCCCGTCCGAGCAGCATAAGGGCACTCCTGACTACCCCAACACATACCGTTCATTACTACTGGCGTAAGTTTGATGATGCATTTATGCGTCCTGTGTTTGGTGGTCGTGGTTTTGTACCCTTTGTTCCTGGATCACCAACAGAGCGGAGTTCCCATAATCAATGGCAATGA
- the LOC110649319 gene encoding sodium/hydrogen exchanger 2 isoform X2 has protein sequence MLFGAVGTLISCCIISIGAIKSFQKIDIGPLDIGDYLAIGAIFAATDSVCTLQVLNQDETPLLYSLVFGEGVVNDATSVVLFNAIQSFDLTNTNPRIAWQFFCSFLYLFLTSTMLGVVTGLLSAYIIKKLYFGRHSTDREFALMMLMAYLSYMLAELFYLSGILTVFFCGIVMSHYTWHNVTESSRVTTKHAFATMSFVAEIFIFLYVGMDALDIEKWRFVSDSPGTSVAVSSILLALVMVGRAAFVFPLSFLSNLSKKSPTEKIGFKQQIVIWWAGLMRGAVSMALAYNKFTSLGHTHLRGNAIMITSTITVVLFSTMVFGLMTKPLIRFLLPHPKPQISSDPTTPKSVTVPLLGENQDSLDDLGGHEVPRPSSIRALLTTPTHTVHYYWRKFDDAFMRPVFGGRGFVPFVPGSPTERSSHNQWQ, from the exons ATGCTATTCGGCGCTGTTGGCACACTAATATCATGTTGTATCATATCTATAG GTGCTATAAAATCCTTTCAGAAAATAGACATTGGTCCCCTGGATATAGGGGATTACCTAG CAATTGGTGCCATATTTGCTGCAACAGATTCTGTTTGCACATTGCAG GTTCTGAATCAGGATGAGACACCTTTACTCTATAGTCTAGTATTTGGGGAGGGTGTTGTAAATGATGCTACATCAGTGGTACTTTTCAATGCAATCCAGAGCTTTGATCTGACTAATACCAACCCCAGAATTGCATGGCAGTTTTTTTGCAGCTTTTTATATTTGTTTCTCACAAGCACTATGCTGGGAGTTGTA ACTGGTTTACTTAGTGCTTACATCATCAAAAAGCTATATTTTGGCAG GCATTCAACAGATCGTGAGTTTGCTCTTATGATGCTCATGGCATACCTTTCATATATGTTGGCTGAA CTGTTCTATTTGAGTGGTATTCTCACTGTATTTTTCTGTGGGATTGTGATGTCCCATTACACATGGCACAATGTGACTGAGAGTTCTAGAGTCACAACCAA GCATGCTTTTGCAACCATGTCATTTGTTGCTGAGATTTTTATCTTCCTTTATGTTGGTATGGATGCCTTGGACATTGAGAAGTGGAGATTTGTCAGCGATAG CCCTGGAACATCGGTTGCAGTTAGTTCAATACTACTAGCTCTTGTTATGGTTGGAAGGGCAGCTTTTGTTTTCCCCTTGTCCTTTTTGTCCAACTTATCTAAGAAATCACCTACTGAGAAGATTGGCTTCAAGCAGCAA ATTGTGATTTGGTGGGCTGGTCTTATGAGAGGTGCAGTGTCAATGGCTCTTGCATATAACAAG TTTACAAGCTTGGGCCATACCCATTTACGAGGGAATGCAATAATGATTACCAGCACCATAACTGTTGTTCTTTTCAGTACTATG GTGTTTGGTTTGATGACTAAACCCCTTATAAGATTTTTGCTACCACATCCAAAACCACAAATATCATCAGATCCAACTACTCCAAAATCAGTCACCGTGCCACTCCTTGGAGAAAATCAGGACTCATTAGATGATCTTGGAGGCCATGAGGTTCCCCGTCCGAGCAGCATAAGGGCACTCCTGACTACCCCAACACATACCGTTCATTACTACTGGCGTAAGTTTGATGATGCATTTATGCGTCCTGTGTTTGGTGGTCGTGGTTTTGTACCCTTTGTTCCTGGATCACCAACAGAGCGGAGTTCCCATAATCAATGGCAATGA
- the LOC110649320 gene encoding vesicle-associated protein 2-2 isoform X1 — translation MSTQLLEILPRELKFIFELKKQSSCAVRLTNVTHRNVAFKVKTTSPKKYCVRPNVGIILPKSTFEFTVTMQAPKAGTAEKVCKDKFLIQSTVVPAGTTEKDITTDMFNKDNGKYIEEIKLKVVLISPPQSPVLSPINGVLKQEPLFGASVLRDPILSKVENTTPPHMVAKNAEFKMIYDQEFKKEKDVELKPNKDIDEQELKPENDAELMPSNDVVNVEAVNLANDEELKSENNAVNDNLAKDAHLSPPKNAEFVTLKAVEELNFVNDIEEMKSKLNVLESKLNEAESTISKLSEERRLSIQDRKILKDELAMLRSRTSTRRVQVGFPLLFVVMVALVSVLLGYLSHP, via the exons ATGAGTACACAACTTTTAGAAATCCTGCCCAGGGAACTGAAATTTATAT TTGAATTGAAGAAGCAGAGCTCATGTGCAGTAAGGCTGACCAATGTTACTCATCGCAATGTTGCTTTCAAG GTTAAGACTACTTCCCCTAAGAAATATTGTGTGCGACCAAATGTTGGCATTATCTTGCCAAAATCAACTTTTGAATTTACTG TTACAATGCAAGCTCCAAAGGCAGGTACTGCTGAAAAGGTGTGCAAAGACAAGTTTTTAATCCAAAGCACTGTTGTTCCTGCTGGAACAACTGAGAAGGACATAACAACTGATATG TTTAACAAAGACAATGGCAAGTACATTGAAGAGATCAAGCTGAAAGTGGTCCTTATCAGCCCCCCTCAGTCTCCAGTACTATCACCAATAAATGGGGTGCTTAAGCAGGAACCTCTTTTTGGAGCTTCTGTGCTGAGAGATCCTATATTGAGTAAAGTTGAGAATACCACTCCACCACACATG GTTGCCAAGAATGCAGAATTCAAAATGATTTATGATCAGGAGTTCAAAAAAGAAAAGGATGTGGAGTTGAAGCCAAATAAGGATATTGATGAACAGGAGTTGAAGCCAGAAAATGATGCAGAACTGATGCCAAGTAATGATGTGGTTAATGTTGAGGCAGTAAATCTGGCGAATGATGAAGAGTTGAAGTCAGAAAATAATGCCGTCAATGATAATCTGGCAAAGGATGCACATTTATCTCCCCCAAAGAATGCAGAATTTGTAACATTAAAGGCTGTGGAGGAGTTGAATTTTGTCAATGACATTGAGGAGATGAAGTCAAAACTGAATGTACTTGAATCAAAGCTTAATGAG GCTGAATCTACTATTTCAAAATTGTCAGAGGAGAGAAGATTAAGCATTCAGGACAGAAAAATTTTGAAGGACGAACTA GCCATGTTGAGGAGCAGGACAAGCACAAGAAGAGTTCAAGTGggatttcctcttctttttgttgttatgGTTGCTCTTGTGAGTGTTTTGCTTGGATACCTTTCTCACCCATGA